Below is a genomic region from Ziziphus jujuba cultivar Dongzao chromosome 7, ASM3175591v1.
GATGTTCTCTATAAACTTTGTATCTGAGTACCATTGATCTAGTTGTGTGATGGGCCTTTTATAAAGTATCTTTAAATTAGTTCTCCTAACCCTAATAGACTAGACCACAGAGATATTCTTTCTTTCAATTAAGAGAGGTATCCTCATTtcatatttttcctttccttttttacaGTTTTTCCTTGATTTGCAAGGTTAATTGCTTTTAGGAAAGAAGAACTCTCTTTAATTCAATTATTTGGCTTCCAAGGACCGTATCCAACCGTAGGGACTAACTGTTCATCTTAGTTACATGAAAGTAGGTTGATGCCCATCGGGGCCCATGAGGTTGGATTAGATTCATGTAGAAGCTACAAGGGTTGATCAAGCAGGTTGGAATACTACAAAATAACTATGCCTATGACATTCCCACACCTGAGCCAGTAAGGCTTAGGTTGGAATAGGATATGAGTTAATGTTAGATAAGTGTTGGAATAGAATAAGGGTTGGAAGAATGGAGGTTGGAATAGGATAAGTGTTAGATTATGTAGAAGTTGGAATAGGATAAAGATGGGATTACCTTTATGTTTAAACCTATCCCAGAGTATCCAGGATACTATTAAATAAGATAGTTTGAATCGGACTCCTTAACAAAGGActtttttattcattcattCTTTAGTATCTATTTTAGGATAAATCTAGAacgattaaatttttttaccaaaatttcgATATCCATGATTTGACATCTTTTAAATAGTTTActttcccatatatatatatatatatatatgacaatatcaatttaacactaTTAAAAAACTGCCACATAATtggttatcaaaattttgataaaaagaatTGATACCTGTAGTATTACTCTTTATTTTATCCTATGAGGTGGCTTTATTGGTCTTGGAGGAGTTATTTGAAATTCTGAGGGTATTTTGATTAAAGCTTTTGCAAAACCTGTCAAGTTGGTATGTAGCGCTTTGATAATGGAGTTGATGGCGATCAGAGAAGGTCTTCCATTTTTTATGCAAGCTGGTTTGCAATGTGGAGTTCTTAATAGTGATTCTCAAGAGGCAATTAGATTAGTATATGATTTTCATTCTTATTTATGTGAGAATTATTTGTTGCTTCATGATATTAGGATATGTTTAGATGGTTTTAATAGTTGCAATTGTTGTTTTGTGACTAGAGAGACAAATAAGGTGGCATGCTTTCAGTTAGACCCTTCCCAGTTTTGGAATACTGTTGGTCCCGATTGGCTCCTTCAGTGTGTCCAATCTGATTAATGTACTAAGTTttcttattaataaattttgagtCTTATTcccagccaaaaaaataaataaataaataataagtaaaaaatcTAGGCATAGATGCATATTTCAATAGTTTTATACGAAAGTGACGTTCCCACATAAAGAATTGTTGACGGACTtattcacaaaaataataatattaataataataataataataaataaataaataaataaatcaaatgacGGACTtcttagaaaaaataaacattgacTCAAAAGATTAAGAGTGGAATTTAATTTATGCCACACCCATCTCCATCAATGACCAAGAAATAAATctttaagagaaaataaatatataagcaGACGTTGACTTGGAAGATTAAGATGTAGGACTGGACTTTTATGCCACAGCTATCTCCATCAACGACCTAGCGAGTTAAATCTTGGAAAAAATATGctacatatttattatttcatctaCAGAAATTATCTTCCAATTTATAGTAAAATGTGCTATCTctattatattttaagttttgaaTCATTAATTTTTGTCACTCATGATTTGTAACACTAGAAAGTAAGAAGATAATTTCCTATAGTTGTCTGTATATTTATCCAACGTTATATATACTCCTTAATCATGGAAGTCCAACATATTTGAACATGGCCAAAAGGTTCTCATgcgttattcttcttcttcttgctttCCTCCATGAAACTCCATGTCTATGTGACTTCACCGCCATTAATCTTGGCTGCAATGAAGAAGAAAGGTCGTCTCTTCTAGAGTTCAAGCACAGCCTCAGCTTCACTTCTCTAAACCGGCTAACTTCATGGACAGGCAAAGACTGCTGCAAATGGGAAGGTGTTAACTGCTCCACCATAAAAAATTCTGTTCATGTTACCAAGCTTGACCTTCGAAACCATGTCAAACCGGATTCGTCTGGTTTCATCACACAAGTTCCCAACTGGATCAAAGCCAACTTCGTTAGCTCAGCTTTGATGGGGTTGAACCATTTGGTGCATGTGGACATGAACTGGAATGATTTTTCTGGCAGCCGAATTCTGGCTTTCCTTGGCTTCATGCAGAGCTTACGATATCTCAATCTCTCCAAAGCATGCTTTGATGGGTTAGTTCCGGACCAACTCAGAGACCTTAGCAATCTGCACTCTCTTGATCTTAGCAGCGGTCCTGATGAGTTTGTCTTCCGGTTGTTTGTTGAAAACCTTGAGTGGCTTCCAGGCTCTGCTCCCTGCGCCACCTTGATCT
It encodes:
- the LOC125423778 gene encoding receptor-like protein EIX1 translates to MAKRFSCVILLLLAFLHETPCLCDFTAINLGCNEEERSSLLEFKHSLSFTSLNRLTSWTGKDCCKWEGVNCSTIKNSVHVTKLDLRNHVKPDSSGFITQVPNWIKANFVSSALMGLNHLVHVDMNWNDFSGSRILAFLGFMQSLRYLNLSKACFDGLVPDQLRDLSNLHSLDLSSGPDEFVFRLFVENLEWLPGSAPCATLI